DNA sequence from the Deltaproteobacteria bacterium genome:
GTTCCAGCAGGGCATGATCCGATTCGCGCAATCGAACGTTCGCGCGGAGACGATCGGCTCCGCGCAGATCGCTTCCGGTCTGATCAAGCAGACTTCGTTCGACCGCGCAGTCGCCATCGCGAAGCAACAGAACATCGCCTTGCACGAGGCGCTCGCCGCGGCGCGGGTCATGACGCCGGAGCAGCTGCGCGCGGCGCTCAAGCAGCAGACGGTCGACGTCTCCATCGCTGCGGTCGGAACCTTGAGCGGCCGGTTCCAGTTCGAGCAGAAGCCCGCCGAGGCGGTGAACGGCGTACCCGACATGCGAACGAGCCCCGTGGCTCTGGTGCTGGAAGCCGCCAAGCGGCTCGGCAACCCCGCAGCGGCGAAACCCTGGCTGGAGCAGCGCGCCCAGGACAAGCTGAACCGCAGCCCCGAGCTCGAGCGCGAGATGTTTGCGCTCAAGACGTTCTGGCCCGGCGAAGCGGTGACGCCGGTGGCGACAGGCGGGCGGTCGATCGGCGAGGTCCTGACGCGCGTGAAGTCGCACGAGCTCCCGCTGCTGCAGTACCTGTACATGAGCGGGCTTCTCGCGCTCTCCGCGACCGCGAAGCCGGGAACGAAGTCGCAGCCGGCGCCCTCCTCCGACGAGGACAAGCGCAAGAAGTTCACCGCCCAGGAAGAGGCCGCGCGCGCCTCTCTCTTCGCCGATCGCGAGCGGCTGCGAGAGGCCTCGCAGTACGAAGTCCTCGGCGTCGCGCCGGGCGTTTCCGGCGAGGAGATCAAAACCGCCTGGTTCGCCGCGGCGAAGCGGTACCATTCCGACGCGTTCAGCGGGCTCGACCTCGGGTCTGCGCGGCGGGTCGCGGAGGAGCTCTTCACCCGGGTCAACGAGGCCAACTCGGCCCTGTCCGATGCGAATCGCCGAGCCGAGTACGACGTCTATCTGGATCGCAAGGCCAAGGGTCTTCCTACCGACGTCGGCGTGATCCTGCGCGCCGAGGGTGTGTTCCAGAGGGGAGAGGCGCTCTTCAAGTCGGGCCGGTGGGACGACGCGGAGGCACAGTTCCGCGAGGCGATTTCCTTGAACGACACCGAGGCGGAGTTCCACGCCTTCCTCGGCATGGCCATGTTCAAACGCAGCGGAAAGCCGGAAGAGGCGCTGCCGCACGTCCAGAAGGCGCTGAAGATGGAGCCGCGCCTGCAGAGCGGCGCCATCTTCCTCAGCCAGCTCTATGCGGCGCAGGGTGAGGTGGAGCGCGCGAAGTCGCTGCTCCGCAAGGCGATCGACAAGGATCCGGACTTCGCCCAGGCGAAGGACGAGCTCAGGCGGATGCGGACCGCGCCCGTCGAGCAGACGAAAGGCGGCTTTCTCAGCCGCCTGCTGAAGAAGTAGCAACGGAGCTCACCAGATGGATGGAGAAGGACAGCGTCCCCCCGCACCACCGGATACCGCGCAGCCGGCTGCCGCCGATGCGCCCGAGCCGGGCAACGCCCGTTATCCCCAGCAGCAGGGCGTGAACGGCAACGGCGCCGGACAGTACGCGCAGAACCAGGAAGCCCAGGGTGGCGGCGGCGGACGGCGCCGCTTCCGGCGAAACCGCCGCGGCGGTCGCGGCCGCCGGGGCAAGGGTCATGGCCAGAACCAGGTTCCGGCGCCGCTCGACGCGCAGGGTCGCATCGTCGATGTCGAGAACGACGGAGGCCAGGAGGGCGCGGCGGAGGAGGCTGGCGGCGAACCAGCGTCCGCACAGACGCAACCGCCGCCTTCGGAGCAGCAGGCCGGCACGGAGGCGGTGCCACAGACGGCGGAAGGCGCTCCACAGCAGCAACAGCAACCGCCGCAGCAGAACCGGCCGCCGCAGCAGCACCGGCAGCAGCAACAGCAGCGGCCGCAGCAGCAGCCGCGGCATGAGCCGGCGCAACCGGTCGAAGGCGTCCTGGACGTCGATCACCGCGGCAACGGGCGACTCCGCAATCCGAAATACAACTTCCTCCCCCAGGGCGACGACGCCGACGTGCCGCGGCACATCATCGACCGCGATCACCTGCGCCCAGGAGTGCTCCTCACCGGCCAGGCTGTCCGCCGCAACGGCAGGCTGCAGGTGATCAAGACGGACTCCGTCGAAGGACTGCCTCCGCAGGACGCGGCGCGGCGCACCGCTTTCCAGAACCTCACGGTCATCGACCCCGACGACCGGGTCGTGCTGGAAACCACCTCCAAGGAGCTGCTCACCCGGGTCATCGACATCGTGGCGCCGATCGGCCTCGGGCAGCGCATGCTGATCGTAGCGCCGCCGAAGACCGGCAAGACGATCATGCTGCAGAAGATCTGCCACGCGATCACGCAGAACCGGCCCGAGGTACAGCAGATGGTCCTGCTGGTCGACGAGCGTCCGGAGGAAGTCACGGACTTCCGGCGCACGGTGAAGGCGGACGTGTTCGCCTCGTCATCCGACCGGCCGACGGACGAGCACATCCACGTGGCGGAGGTGGTGCTCGAGCGCGCCAAGCGCCTCGTCGAGGGCGGCAAGGACGTGGTGATCCTCCTCGACTCGATCACCCGCCTCTCGCGCGCCTACAACAAGGAAGTGGAATCCAGCGGCCGGACCCTGTCGGGCGGTATCGACTCGCGCGCGCTGGAGCGTCCGAAGCGGTTCTTCGGGGCGGCGCGCAACGCCGAGGAAGGCGGCTCGCTCACCATCGTCGCCACGGCGCTGATCGACACCGGGTCGCGGATGGACGAGGTGATCTTCGAGGAGTTCAAGGGCACCGGGAACTCCGAGATCAACCTCGACCGCCAGCTGGCGGAGAAGCGCATCTTCCCTGCCATCAACATCCAGACTTCAGGCACCCGCAAGGAAGAGAAGCTCTTCAGCCAGCACGAGTACGAGAAGGTGAAGAAGCTCCGCGGCGCCCTCTTCGCCCTCAAGCCCGTGGAAGCGATGGAGCGCCTGCTCAAGTCCCTGAACGAATTCCGCTCCAACGCGGAATTCCTCGACGCGATCTAGGGTACACAGCCAGCGCGCGTCACGGAGCCTTCGTTGTTGGCTCGAGGATCGCGCAACGGCTATCCTTGAAGCAGGCCACTATCCGCCCGCCATCGATGGCACGGGCTGCGTTGAGCTCGCGATGCGCAATTTCGGCGGTCCCGCTCGTGTCGACGAGAAAGTTGAGATCCTCCGCCGCGCCGGCGGTGAAGATTGCGCCGTGCAAT
Encoded proteins:
- a CDS encoding tetratricopeptide repeat protein, with translation MALTVLIVEDEQSASRLLSGIAAEVGLSARATASAKEAQELCAQAAASGQPFSAVVLDLVLSELDGFQFGAAARAASWGAKLPIIVISGIYKKLPEEFATRIQPAAFFAKPFEPAALRAALAKHTGSQSAAPPLEGALADRPVGAILVQLLREKASGVLTVSQDTSQRLITFQQGMIRFAQSNVRAETIGSAQIASGLIKQTSFDRAVAIAKQQNIALHEALAAARVMTPEQLRAALKQQTVDVSIAAVGTLSGRFQFEQKPAEAVNGVPDMRTSPVALVLEAAKRLGNPAAAKPWLEQRAQDKLNRSPELEREMFALKTFWPGEAVTPVATGGRSIGEVLTRVKSHELPLLQYLYMSGLLALSATAKPGTKSQPAPSSDEDKRKKFTAQEEAARASLFADRERLREASQYEVLGVAPGVSGEEIKTAWFAAAKRYHSDAFSGLDLGSARRVAEELFTRVNEANSALSDANRRAEYDVYLDRKAKGLPTDVGVILRAEGVFQRGEALFKSGRWDDAEAQFREAISLNDTEAEFHAFLGMAMFKRSGKPEEALPHVQKALKMEPRLQSGAIFLSQLYAAQGEVERAKSLLRKAIDKDPDFAQAKDELRRMRTAPVEQTKGGFLSRLLKK
- a CDS encoding transcription termination factor Rho yields the protein MDGEGQRPPAPPDTAQPAAADAPEPGNARYPQQQGVNGNGAGQYAQNQEAQGGGGGRRRFRRNRRGGRGRRGKGHGQNQVPAPLDAQGRIVDVENDGGQEGAAEEAGGEPASAQTQPPPSEQQAGTEAVPQTAEGAPQQQQQPPQQNRPPQQHRQQQQQRPQQQPRHEPAQPVEGVLDVDHRGNGRLRNPKYNFLPQGDDADVPRHIIDRDHLRPGVLLTGQAVRRNGRLQVIKTDSVEGLPPQDAARRTAFQNLTVIDPDDRVVLETTSKELLTRVIDIVAPIGLGQRMLIVAPPKTGKTIMLQKICHAITQNRPEVQQMVLLVDERPEEVTDFRRTVKADVFASSSDRPTDEHIHVAEVVLERAKRLVEGGKDVVILLDSITRLSRAYNKEVESSGRTLSGGIDSRALERPKRFFGAARNAEEGGSLTIVATALIDTGSRMDEVIFEEFKGTGNSEINLDRQLAEKRIFPAINIQTSGTRKEEKLFSQHEYEKVKKLRGALFALKPVEAMERLLKSLNEFRSNAEFLDAI